From Erigeron canadensis isolate Cc75 chromosome 8, C_canadensis_v1, whole genome shotgun sequence, one genomic window encodes:
- the LOC122579590 gene encoding uncharacterized protein LOC122579590 isoform X1 → MEFFEKAVAVRLKSHLDKYLVAGDDGLTVRQSRKAGSTNAGRWLIERVETNSHVIRLKSCYGRYLTACSTQVLLGTTGNRIIQSVTENTRDLAIEWQPVRDGFQFKLKSSVGTYLRANGAMPPWRNTVTHDGSFTSSTNNWILWDVEAVNVSDDEVVNHNNVCLSIVPSFPPSDFFGPEVRSPVPIHSPGFSPRSRTLSMMKVKMLRGTMSVTNTQHLLQTKVTKFINNRLHSFPQKLPHLRLHLPTKFTKHKERSVGVLHDSGQSSMEILRHVKVVRLRSLHGKYLHANHDQESVSQDGHDATATTNRWTVEFVEDTPDDVTIIRLKSCYNKYLTASNSPFLLGMTGKKVLQTVPSRLDSSVEWEPIGNGKQVKFKTRYGHYLRANGGLPPWRNSVTHDIPQRSATQDWIMWQIEVVDTNEQSMQLVPYSDSFTSSASSSPSTNWSKSPTFSNHESDSPLKREEGRAIYYHVISDDDGEVDQNAQGFCVSFKGNGVNELTQMLEEETRLRNITVCSQSPLDGKLYPLRLQLPPNNVTMKVVVVQNSNEGEKQYRFRVRSSSRSSYKGYF, encoded by the exons atggaattCTTTGAGAAAGCAGTAGCCGTGAGACTCAAAAGCCATCTCGACAAATACCTAGTCGCGGGGGACGACGGTCTAACCGTTCGACAAAGCCGAAAAGCCGGTTCGACAAACGCAGGAAGATGGTTGATAGAACGTGTAGAAACAAACAGCCATGTCATACGTCTCAAAAGTTGTTATGGGCGTTATTTAACCGCTTGTAGTACACAAGTTCTTTTAGGCACAACGGGGAACAGAATTATACAATCCGTGACAGAAAATACAAGAGACTTAGCTATCGAATGGCAGCCGGTTCGAGACGGGTttcaatttaaattaaaatcgtCGGTTGGGACGTATTTAAGGGCTAATGGTGCCATGCCTCCTTGGAGAAATACGGTTACACATGATGGAAGTTTTACTAGTTCTACTAATAATTGGATTTTGTGGGATGTTGAGGCCGTTAATGTTTCCGATGATGAGGTTGTTAATCATAATAATGTTTGTTTGTCAATTGTTCCGAGTTTTCCGCCTAGTGATTTTTTCGGCCCGGAGGTTCGATCACCCGTACCGATTCATTCTCCCGGTTTTTCACCTCGGTCTCGTACTCTTTCTATGATGAAG GTGAAGATGTTACGAGGTACCATGAGTGTGACAAATACCCAACACTTATTACAAACTAAAGTCACCAAATTTATCAACAACCGTTTGCATTCTTTTCCACAGAAATTACCACATTTACGACTACATTTACCTACAAAGTTTACCAAACACAAGGAACGTTCTGTTGGGGTCCTACACGACTCGGGACAATCCTCGATGGAAATCCTACGCCACGTGAAAGTGGTTAGACTAAGGAGCCTCCATGGTAAATACCTCCACGCCAACCATGACCAAGAGTCGGTTTCTCAAGATGGTCATGACGCTACTGCCACAACCAACCGTTGGACTGTTGAGTTTGTTGAGGATACACCCGATGATGTGACTATCATTCGTTTAAAGTCTTGTTACAATAAATACTTAACGGCTTCTAATAGTCCTTTCTTGCTTGGAATGACTGGAAAGAAAGTCCTCCAAACCGTCCCTAGTCGTCTAGACTCCTCGGTCGAGTGGGAGCCTATCGGAAATGGGAAACAAGTGAAGTTCAAGACGAGATATGGACACTATTTGCGTGCGAATGGAGGTCTTCCACCGTGGAGGAATTCGGTTACACATGATATTCCTCAAAGGAGTGCTACACAAGATTGGATCATGTGGCAAATTGAGGTTGTAGATACTAATGAACAATCAATGCAGTTGGTTCCTTATTCGGATTCGTTTACTTCCTCTGCATCTAGCTCACCTTCAACTAACTGGTCTAAGTCCCCAACCTTCTCCAACCACGAG TCTGACTCACCACTAAAGAGAGAAGAAGGGAGAGCGATATATTATCATGTGATTTCAGACGATGATGGGGAAGTTGATCAAAATGCACAAGGATTTTGTGTTAGTTTTAAAGGGAATGGGGTTAATGAGTTGACTCAAATGTTGGAGGAAGAAACTAGACTACGCAACATAACAGTGTGTTCTCAAAGTCCTTTAGACGGGAAGCTTTACCCCCTTCGATTGCAACTTCCCCCAAACAACGTAACCATGAAAGTTGTGGTGGTTCAAAATTCTAATGAAGGTGAAAAACAATATCGTTTCAGGGTCCGGAGTTCATCAAGGTCATCTTATAAGGGATACTTCTGA
- the LOC122579590 gene encoding uncharacterized protein LOC122579590 isoform X2, with protein sequence MEFFEKAVAVRLKSHLDKYLVAGDDGLTVRQSRKAGSTNAGRWLIERVETNSHVIRLKSCYGRYLTACSTQVLLGTTGNRIIQSVTENTRDLAIEWQPVRDGFQFKLKSSVGTYLRANGAMPPWRNTVTHDGSFTSSTNNWILWDVEAVNVSDDEVVNHNNVCLSIVPSFPPSDFFGPEVRSPVPIHSPGFSPRSRTLSMMKKLPHLRLHLPTKFTKHKERSVGVLHDSGQSSMEILRHVKVVRLRSLHGKYLHANHDQESVSQDGHDATATTNRWTVEFVEDTPDDVTIIRLKSCYNKYLTASNSPFLLGMTGKKVLQTVPSRLDSSVEWEPIGNGKQVKFKTRYGHYLRANGGLPPWRNSVTHDIPQRSATQDWIMWQIEVVDTNEQSMQLVPYSDSFTSSASSSPSTNWSKSPTFSNHESDSPLKREEGRAIYYHVISDDDGEVDQNAQGFCVSFKGNGVNELTQMLEEETRLRNITVCSQSPLDGKLYPLRLQLPPNNVTMKVVVVQNSNEGEKQYRFRVRSSSRSSYKGYF encoded by the exons atggaattCTTTGAGAAAGCAGTAGCCGTGAGACTCAAAAGCCATCTCGACAAATACCTAGTCGCGGGGGACGACGGTCTAACCGTTCGACAAAGCCGAAAAGCCGGTTCGACAAACGCAGGAAGATGGTTGATAGAACGTGTAGAAACAAACAGCCATGTCATACGTCTCAAAAGTTGTTATGGGCGTTATTTAACCGCTTGTAGTACACAAGTTCTTTTAGGCACAACGGGGAACAGAATTATACAATCCGTGACAGAAAATACAAGAGACTTAGCTATCGAATGGCAGCCGGTTCGAGACGGGTttcaatttaaattaaaatcgtCGGTTGGGACGTATTTAAGGGCTAATGGTGCCATGCCTCCTTGGAGAAATACGGTTACACATGATGGAAGTTTTACTAGTTCTACTAATAATTGGATTTTGTGGGATGTTGAGGCCGTTAATGTTTCCGATGATGAGGTTGTTAATCATAATAATGTTTGTTTGTCAATTGTTCCGAGTTTTCCGCCTAGTGATTTTTTCGGCCCGGAGGTTCGATCACCCGTACCGATTCATTCTCCCGGTTTTTCACCTCGGTCTCGTACTCTTTCTATGATGAAG AAATTACCACATTTACGACTACATTTACCTACAAAGTTTACCAAACACAAGGAACGTTCTGTTGGGGTCCTACACGACTCGGGACAATCCTCGATGGAAATCCTACGCCACGTGAAAGTGGTTAGACTAAGGAGCCTCCATGGTAAATACCTCCACGCCAACCATGACCAAGAGTCGGTTTCTCAAGATGGTCATGACGCTACTGCCACAACCAACCGTTGGACTGTTGAGTTTGTTGAGGATACACCCGATGATGTGACTATCATTCGTTTAAAGTCTTGTTACAATAAATACTTAACGGCTTCTAATAGTCCTTTCTTGCTTGGAATGACTGGAAAGAAAGTCCTCCAAACCGTCCCTAGTCGTCTAGACTCCTCGGTCGAGTGGGAGCCTATCGGAAATGGGAAACAAGTGAAGTTCAAGACGAGATATGGACACTATTTGCGTGCGAATGGAGGTCTTCCACCGTGGAGGAATTCGGTTACACATGATATTCCTCAAAGGAGTGCTACACAAGATTGGATCATGTGGCAAATTGAGGTTGTAGATACTAATGAACAATCAATGCAGTTGGTTCCTTATTCGGATTCGTTTACTTCCTCTGCATCTAGCTCACCTTCAACTAACTGGTCTAAGTCCCCAACCTTCTCCAACCACGAG TCTGACTCACCACTAAAGAGAGAAGAAGGGAGAGCGATATATTATCATGTGATTTCAGACGATGATGGGGAAGTTGATCAAAATGCACAAGGATTTTGTGTTAGTTTTAAAGGGAATGGGGTTAATGAGTTGACTCAAATGTTGGAGGAAGAAACTAGACTACGCAACATAACAGTGTGTTCTCAAAGTCCTTTAGACGGGAAGCTTTACCCCCTTCGATTGCAACTTCCCCCAAACAACGTAACCATGAAAGTTGTGGTGGTTCAAAATTCTAATGAAGGTGAAAAACAATATCGTTTCAGGGTCCGGAGTTCATCAAGGTCATCTTATAAGGGATACTTCTGA
- the LOC122579526 gene encoding probable AMP deaminase isoform X1, translated as MDSSSFPGAIHLAIATLFGASVMAISAFYIHKRSVDQVIDRLIKLRTRPHQQDDVDDDDVVEYADTNDINYIHLDDENNNDDLDYIEDNDDDDYVMMNNSNTGGGYGISTSLPNYGLGNTNNEWVINTSSNDRVSKTNTNTTSFGSMEKLLQDNNLPPLRMNQTQGEHHHDHQPNSKTRVGSYGRIHTPRSPASYAYDGTENSDDDGTETAVGDDTQYFDESVSTSAHEIFSGIQNMSLLLPQAENSNIHQANLHNKVAKETDSTVDHVSGKVELLSSNIPVNDIPQTTMMKESLNHEEEEVRKMLRECLDLREKYVFREKNVPWAQEHAGESQLSVNKSDPFRFVPVEATKQHHFRMEDGVVHVYATENDSVELFPVASATTFFTDMHHVLKVISVGNVRSACYHRLRFLEEKFRLHLLVNADSEFLAQKGAPHRDFYNIRKVDTHVHHSACMNQKHLLRFIKSKLRKEPDEVVIFRDGQYLTLKEVFESLDLTGYDLNVDLLDVHADKSTFHRFDKFNLKYNPCGQSRLREIFLKQDNLIQGRFLGELTKQVLSDLDASKYQVAEYRVSIYGRKQSEWDQLASWFINNSIYSENAVWLIQLPRLYNIYKSMGTVTSFQNILDNVFIPLFEVSVDPKSHPQLHVFLMQVVGLDLVDDESKPERRPTKHMPTPAEWTNDFNPSYSYYAYYCYANLYTLNKLRESKGLPTIRLRPHCGEAGDIDHLAAGFLLCHNISHGINLRKSPVLQYLYYLAQIGLAMSPLSNNSLFLDYHRNPFPMFFQRGMNVSLSTDDPLQIHLTKEPLVEEYGVAAKVWKLSSCDLCEIARNSVYQSGFSHAAKAHWLGNKYYKRGPEGNDIQKTNVPRMRIAFRHQTWTEEMQYVYAGRARLPQEVEF; from the exons atggatTCATCATCATTTCCAGGAGCAATTCATTTAGCAATAGCCACTTTATTCGGAGCATCAGTTATGGCAATCTCCGCTTTTTACATTCACAAACGCAGCGTTGATCAAGTTATCGACCGTCTCATTAAACTCCGTACCCGCCCCCACCAACAAGATGacgtagatgatgatgatgttgttgaATATGCAGATACAAATGATATTAATTATATTCATCTCGATGATGAAAACAATAATGATGATTTAGATTATATtgaagataatgatgatgatgattatgtaaTGATGAATAATAGTAATACTGGTGGTGGGTATGGTATTTCAACTTCTTTGCCTAATTATGGATTAGGAAATACTAATAACGAATGGGTGATTAATACTAGCAGTAATGATAGAGTTAGTAAGACCAATACCAATACGACGTCGTTTGGTTCTATGGAGAAGCTGCTCCAAGATAATAACTTGCCGCCTCTCAGAATGAACCAAACACAAG GTGAACATCACCATGATCATCAACCTAATTCTAAGACTAGGGTAGGTTCTTATGGTCGGATACATACACCAAGATCACCAGCCAGCTATGCATACGATGGTACTGAAAACTCCGACGATGATGGAACTGAGACTGCTGTTGGGGATGACACTCAGTATTTTGATGAGAGCGTTAGCACTTCTGCCCAT GAAATATTCTCGGGCATTCAAAATATGTCTTTGCTTTTGCCACAAGCTGAGAATTCAAACATTCATCAAGCTAATTTACATAATAAAGTGGCAAAAGAAACTGATTCGACTGTGGATCATGTCAGCGGGAAAGTGGAGCTTCTTTCATCTAACATCCCAGTCAACGATATCCCGCAAACAACTATGATGAAAG AGTCATTGAATCATGAAGAGGAAGAAGTGAGGAAAATGCTACGTGAATGCCTAGACTTGCGGGAAAAATACGTTTTCAGGGAAAAAAATGTTCCGTGGGCACAAGAACATGCTGGAGAGTCTCAATTGTCTGTGAATAAAAGTGATCCATTTCGATTTGTACCAGTGGAAGCAACTAAA CAGCACCACTTCAGGATGGAAGATGGAGTTGTGCATGTTTATGCAACTGAAAATG ATTCTGTTGAACTCTTCCCTGTTGCAAGTGCGACCACTTTCTTCACTGACATGCATCATGTTCTGAAAGTAATATCCGTTGGAAATGTCCGTTCTGCGTGTTATCATCGACTAAGATTCCTTGAAGAG AAATTCCGTCTTCATCTGTTGGTAAATGCAGATAGTGAGTTTCTAGCTCAAAAAGGTGCGCCTCATCGGGACTTCTACAATATTAGAAAAGTTGACACCCATGTTCATCATTCTGCTTGCATGAACCAAAAACACCTTCTGCGGTTCATTAAGTCTAAATTAAGGAAAGAACCTGATGAG GTTGTGATATTTCGTGATGGACAATATCTTACATTGAAAGAAGTTTTTGAGAGTTTGGACTTAACGGG GTATGACCTTAATGTTGACTTGTTGGATGTTCATGCGGATAAGAGCACATTTCACCGGTTTGATAAGTTCAATCTCAAGTACAATCCCTGTGGACAAAGTAGACTTAGAGAAATCTTTTTAAAGCAAGACAATCTGATTCAAG GCCGTTTCTTGGGAGAATTGACGAAACAAGTTCTATCAGATCTGGATGCAAGCAAATACCAG GTGGCAGAGTATAGGGTGTCTATATACGGAAGGAAGCAAAGTGAATGGGATCAGTTGGCGAGTTGGTTCATCAACAATTCAATTTACAGTGAAAATGCAGTGTGGCTAATCCAA CTTCCGCGGCTATATAACATCTACAAGAGTATGGGAACGGTGACATCCTTCCAGAATATCTTGGACAATGTGTTCATTCCACTTTTTGAAGTCTCAGTTGACCCAAAATCTCACCCTCAACTGCACGTTTTCTTGATGCag GTTGTTGGGCTTGATCTTGTGGACGATGAAAGCAAACCCGAAAGGCGGCCCACTAAGCATATGCCAACGCCAGCTGAATGGACGAATGATTTTAATCCTTCTTACTCTTATTATGCATACTATTGCTATGCAAATCTCTATACCCTTAACAAG CTTCGTGAGTCGAAAGGACTGCCAACCATTAGATTGCGTCCTCATTGTGGAGAG GCAGGTGATATTGACCATTTGGCTGCTGGATtccttctatgccataatatTTCACATGGGATTAATTTGCGGAAATCTCCAGTATTGCAATATTTGTACTATCTTGCTCAG ATCGGATTGGCTATGTCTCCACTGAGCAACAATTCCCTATTTCTTGACTACCATCGCAACCCATTTCCCATGTTTTTTCAACGTGGCATGAATGTTTCACTGTCGACTGACGATCCACTgcaaattcatctaacaaaagAACCTTTAGTGGAAGAATATGGTGTTGCCGCCAAG GTTTGGAAGCTAAGTTCATGTGACCTTTGTGAGATAGCAAGAAACTCAGTTTACCAATCTGGATTCTCACATGCAGCCAAG GCACATTGGCTTGGAAACAAGTATTACAAGCGAGGACCCGAAGGAAATGATATACAAAAAACAAACGTACCCCGAATGAGGATTGCTTTCCGTCATCAG ACATGGACAGAAGAAATGCAGTATGTGTATGCAGGAAGGGCGAGACTACCACAAGAAGTTGAGTTTTAG
- the LOC122579526 gene encoding probable AMP deaminase isoform X2 → MDSSSFPGAIHLAIATLFGASVMAISAFYIHKRSVDQVIDRLIKLRTRPHQQDDVDDDDVVEYADTNDINYIHLDDENNNDDLDYIEDNDDDDYVMMNNSNTGGGYGISTSLPNYGLGNTNNEWVINTSSNDRVSKTNTNTTSFGSMEKLLQDNNLPPLRMNQTQGEHHHDHQPNSKTRVGSYGRIHTPRSPASYAYDGTENSDDDGTETAVGDDTQYFDESVSTSAHEIFSGIQNMSLLLPQAENSNIHQANLHNKVAKETDSTVDHVSGKVELLSSNIPVNDIPQTTMMKESLNHEEEEVRKMLRECLDLREKYVFREKNVPWAQEHAGESQLSVNKSDPFRFVPVEATKHHFRMEDGVVHVYATENDSVELFPVASATTFFTDMHHVLKVISVGNVRSACYHRLRFLEEKFRLHLLVNADSEFLAQKGAPHRDFYNIRKVDTHVHHSACMNQKHLLRFIKSKLRKEPDEVVIFRDGQYLTLKEVFESLDLTGYDLNVDLLDVHADKSTFHRFDKFNLKYNPCGQSRLREIFLKQDNLIQGRFLGELTKQVLSDLDASKYQVAEYRVSIYGRKQSEWDQLASWFINNSIYSENAVWLIQLPRLYNIYKSMGTVTSFQNILDNVFIPLFEVSVDPKSHPQLHVFLMQVVGLDLVDDESKPERRPTKHMPTPAEWTNDFNPSYSYYAYYCYANLYTLNKLRESKGLPTIRLRPHCGEAGDIDHLAAGFLLCHNISHGINLRKSPVLQYLYYLAQIGLAMSPLSNNSLFLDYHRNPFPMFFQRGMNVSLSTDDPLQIHLTKEPLVEEYGVAAKVWKLSSCDLCEIARNSVYQSGFSHAAKAHWLGNKYYKRGPEGNDIQKTNVPRMRIAFRHQTWTEEMQYVYAGRARLPQEVEF, encoded by the exons atggatTCATCATCATTTCCAGGAGCAATTCATTTAGCAATAGCCACTTTATTCGGAGCATCAGTTATGGCAATCTCCGCTTTTTACATTCACAAACGCAGCGTTGATCAAGTTATCGACCGTCTCATTAAACTCCGTACCCGCCCCCACCAACAAGATGacgtagatgatgatgatgttgttgaATATGCAGATACAAATGATATTAATTATATTCATCTCGATGATGAAAACAATAATGATGATTTAGATTATATtgaagataatgatgatgatgattatgtaaTGATGAATAATAGTAATACTGGTGGTGGGTATGGTATTTCAACTTCTTTGCCTAATTATGGATTAGGAAATACTAATAACGAATGGGTGATTAATACTAGCAGTAATGATAGAGTTAGTAAGACCAATACCAATACGACGTCGTTTGGTTCTATGGAGAAGCTGCTCCAAGATAATAACTTGCCGCCTCTCAGAATGAACCAAACACAAG GTGAACATCACCATGATCATCAACCTAATTCTAAGACTAGGGTAGGTTCTTATGGTCGGATACATACACCAAGATCACCAGCCAGCTATGCATACGATGGTACTGAAAACTCCGACGATGATGGAACTGAGACTGCTGTTGGGGATGACACTCAGTATTTTGATGAGAGCGTTAGCACTTCTGCCCAT GAAATATTCTCGGGCATTCAAAATATGTCTTTGCTTTTGCCACAAGCTGAGAATTCAAACATTCATCAAGCTAATTTACATAATAAAGTGGCAAAAGAAACTGATTCGACTGTGGATCATGTCAGCGGGAAAGTGGAGCTTCTTTCATCTAACATCCCAGTCAACGATATCCCGCAAACAACTATGATGAAAG AGTCATTGAATCATGAAGAGGAAGAAGTGAGGAAAATGCTACGTGAATGCCTAGACTTGCGGGAAAAATACGTTTTCAGGGAAAAAAATGTTCCGTGGGCACAAGAACATGCTGGAGAGTCTCAATTGTCTGTGAATAAAAGTGATCCATTTCGATTTGTACCAGTGGAAGCAACTAAA CACCACTTCAGGATGGAAGATGGAGTTGTGCATGTTTATGCAACTGAAAATG ATTCTGTTGAACTCTTCCCTGTTGCAAGTGCGACCACTTTCTTCACTGACATGCATCATGTTCTGAAAGTAATATCCGTTGGAAATGTCCGTTCTGCGTGTTATCATCGACTAAGATTCCTTGAAGAG AAATTCCGTCTTCATCTGTTGGTAAATGCAGATAGTGAGTTTCTAGCTCAAAAAGGTGCGCCTCATCGGGACTTCTACAATATTAGAAAAGTTGACACCCATGTTCATCATTCTGCTTGCATGAACCAAAAACACCTTCTGCGGTTCATTAAGTCTAAATTAAGGAAAGAACCTGATGAG GTTGTGATATTTCGTGATGGACAATATCTTACATTGAAAGAAGTTTTTGAGAGTTTGGACTTAACGGG GTATGACCTTAATGTTGACTTGTTGGATGTTCATGCGGATAAGAGCACATTTCACCGGTTTGATAAGTTCAATCTCAAGTACAATCCCTGTGGACAAAGTAGACTTAGAGAAATCTTTTTAAAGCAAGACAATCTGATTCAAG GCCGTTTCTTGGGAGAATTGACGAAACAAGTTCTATCAGATCTGGATGCAAGCAAATACCAG GTGGCAGAGTATAGGGTGTCTATATACGGAAGGAAGCAAAGTGAATGGGATCAGTTGGCGAGTTGGTTCATCAACAATTCAATTTACAGTGAAAATGCAGTGTGGCTAATCCAA CTTCCGCGGCTATATAACATCTACAAGAGTATGGGAACGGTGACATCCTTCCAGAATATCTTGGACAATGTGTTCATTCCACTTTTTGAAGTCTCAGTTGACCCAAAATCTCACCCTCAACTGCACGTTTTCTTGATGCag GTTGTTGGGCTTGATCTTGTGGACGATGAAAGCAAACCCGAAAGGCGGCCCACTAAGCATATGCCAACGCCAGCTGAATGGACGAATGATTTTAATCCTTCTTACTCTTATTATGCATACTATTGCTATGCAAATCTCTATACCCTTAACAAG CTTCGTGAGTCGAAAGGACTGCCAACCATTAGATTGCGTCCTCATTGTGGAGAG GCAGGTGATATTGACCATTTGGCTGCTGGATtccttctatgccataatatTTCACATGGGATTAATTTGCGGAAATCTCCAGTATTGCAATATTTGTACTATCTTGCTCAG ATCGGATTGGCTATGTCTCCACTGAGCAACAATTCCCTATTTCTTGACTACCATCGCAACCCATTTCCCATGTTTTTTCAACGTGGCATGAATGTTTCACTGTCGACTGACGATCCACTgcaaattcatctaacaaaagAACCTTTAGTGGAAGAATATGGTGTTGCCGCCAAG GTTTGGAAGCTAAGTTCATGTGACCTTTGTGAGATAGCAAGAAACTCAGTTTACCAATCTGGATTCTCACATGCAGCCAAG GCACATTGGCTTGGAAACAAGTATTACAAGCGAGGACCCGAAGGAAATGATATACAAAAAACAAACGTACCCCGAATGAGGATTGCTTTCCGTCATCAG ACATGGACAGAAGAAATGCAGTATGTGTATGCAGGAAGGGCGAGACTACCACAAGAAGTTGAGTTTTAG